One Balaenoptera acutorostrata unplaced genomic scaffold, mBalAcu1.1 scaffold_608, whole genome shotgun sequence genomic region harbors:
- the LOC103020603 gene encoding ras-related protein Rab-7b isoform X4 — MNPRKKVDLKLIIIGALGVGKTSLLHRFVHKTFYEDYQTTLGASILSKIIILDDTTLKLQIWDTGGQERFRSMVSTFYKGSDGCVLAFDVTDVETFEALETWRGDVLAKTIPMEQSYPMVVLGNKIDLADRQVPQEVAQDWCKEKDIPYFEVSAKNDINVVQAFEMLASRALSRESLGS; from the exons ATGAATCCTCGGAAGAAGGTGGACCTCAAGCTCATCATCATCGGAGCCCTGGG tgTTGGAAAGACTTCCCTCCTCCACCGATTCGTGCACAAGACATTTTACGAGGACTATCAGACCACACTGGGAGCCAGCATCCTCTCCAAGATTATCATACTGGATGACACAACTTTGAAGCTACAG ATCTGGGACACAGGAGGACAGGAGCGATTCCGCTCCATGGTGTCTACATTCTACAAAGGCTCTGATGGCTGCGTCCTGGCTTTTGATGTCACTGACGTGGAGACCTTTGAAGCCCTGGAAACCTGGAGGGGTGATGTTCTAGCCAAAACCATTCCAATGGAGCAGTCCTACCCCATGGTGGTGCTGGGGAACAAGATCGATCTGGCAGACCGGCAG GTGCCACAGGAGGTAGCCCAAGACTGGTGTAAAGAGAAGGATATTCCCTATTTTGAAGTCAGTGCCAAGAATGACATCAATGTGGTACAAGCCTTCGAGATGCTGGCCAGTCGGGCTCTGTCAAGG
- the LOC103020603 gene encoding ras-related protein Rab-7b isoform X2: protein MNPRKKVDLKLIIIGALGVGKTSLLHRFVHKTFYEDYQTTLGASILSKIIILDDTTLKLQIWDTGGQERFRSMVSTFYKGSDGCVLAFDVTDVETFEALETWRGDVLAKTIPMEQSYPMVVLGNKIDLADRQVPQEVAQDWCKEKDIPYFEVSAKNDINVVQAFEMLASRALSRYRSVLENYLTDSIKLSPEGQSKSSCC, encoded by the exons ATGAATCCTCGGAAGAAGGTGGACCTCAAGCTCATCATCATCGGAGCCCTGGG tgTTGGAAAGACTTCCCTCCTCCACCGATTCGTGCACAAGACATTTTACGAGGACTATCAGACCACACTGGGAGCCAGCATCCTCTCCAAGATTATCATACTGGATGACACAACTTTGAAGCTACAG ATCTGGGACACAGGAGGACAGGAGCGATTCCGCTCCATGGTGTCTACATTCTACAAAGGCTCTGATGGCTGCGTCCTGGCTTTTGATGTCACTGACGTGGAGACCTTTGAAGCCCTGGAAACCTGGAGGGGTGATGTTCTAGCCAAAACCATTCCAATGGAGCAGTCCTACCCCATGGTGGTGCTGGGGAACAAGATCGATCTGGCAGACCGGCAG GTGCCACAGGAGGTAGCCCAAGACTGGTGTAAAGAGAAGGATATTCCCTATTTTGAAGTCAGTGCCAAGAATGACATCAATGTGGTACAAGCCTTCGAGATGCTGGCCAGTCGGGCTCTGTCAAGG tATCGAAGCGTCTTAGAGAATTACCTCACAGACTCCATCAAGCTCTCACCAGAAGGCCAGTCCAAGAGCAGCTGCTGCTGA
- the LOC103020603 gene encoding ras-related protein Rab-7b isoform X3 has product MNPRKKVDLKLIIIGALGVGKTSLLHRFVHKTFYEDYQTTLGASILSKIIILDDTTLKLQIWDTGGQERFRSMVSTFYKGSDGCVLAFDVTDVETFEALETWRGDVLAKTIPMEQSYPMVVLGNKIDLADRQVPQEVAQDWCKEKDIPYFEVSAKNDINVVQAFEMLASRALSREGHVLIHTSPEYLERKT; this is encoded by the exons ATGAATCCTCGGAAGAAGGTGGACCTCAAGCTCATCATCATCGGAGCCCTGGG tgTTGGAAAGACTTCCCTCCTCCACCGATTCGTGCACAAGACATTTTACGAGGACTATCAGACCACACTGGGAGCCAGCATCCTCTCCAAGATTATCATACTGGATGACACAACTTTGAAGCTACAG ATCTGGGACACAGGAGGACAGGAGCGATTCCGCTCCATGGTGTCTACATTCTACAAAGGCTCTGATGGCTGCGTCCTGGCTTTTGATGTCACTGACGTGGAGACCTTTGAAGCCCTGGAAACCTGGAGGGGTGATGTTCTAGCCAAAACCATTCCAATGGAGCAGTCCTACCCCATGGTGGTGCTGGGGAACAAGATCGATCTGGCAGACCGGCAG GTGCCACAGGAGGTAGCCCAAGACTGGTGTAAAGAGAAGGATATTCCCTATTTTGAAGTCAGTGCCAAGAATGACATCAATGTGGTACAAGCCTTCGAGATGCTGGCCAGTCGGGCTCTGTCAAGG GAAGGTCATGTGCTCATTCACACCAGCCCAGAGTATTTGGAGAGGAAGACGTGA
- the LOC103020603 gene encoding ras-related protein Rab-7b isoform X1 translates to MNPRKKVDLKLIIIGALGVGKTSLLHRFVHKTFYEDYQTTLGASILSKIIILDDTTLKLQIWDTGGQERFRSMVSTFYKGSDGCVLAFDVTDVETFEALETWRGDVLAKTIPMEQSYPMVVLGNKIDLADRQASDLADPKALQPMVSPSNFLQVIWIPWVWAKAVERFCQPEWLNCPVKNCKKDFPGGAVVKNPPGDAGTQV, encoded by the exons ATGAATCCTCGGAAGAAGGTGGACCTCAAGCTCATCATCATCGGAGCCCTGGG tgTTGGAAAGACTTCCCTCCTCCACCGATTCGTGCACAAGACATTTTACGAGGACTATCAGACCACACTGGGAGCCAGCATCCTCTCCAAGATTATCATACTGGATGACACAACTTTGAAGCTACAG ATCTGGGACACAGGAGGACAGGAGCGATTCCGCTCCATGGTGTCTACATTCTACAAAGGCTCTGATGGCTGCGTCCTGGCTTTTGATGTCACTGACGTGGAGACCTTTGAAGCCCTGGAAACCTGGAGGGGTGATGTTCTAGCCAAAACCATTCCAATGGAGCAGTCCTACCCCATGGTGGTGCTGGGGAACAAGATCGATCTGGCAGACCGGCAG GCCTCGGACCTGGCGGATCCTAAGGCACTGCAACCTATGGTTTCACCCAGCAATTTCCTTCAAGTGATATGGATACCATGGGTTTGGGCAAAAGCAG tggaaaGATTTTGTCAGCCAGAGTGGTTGAACTGTCCTGTAAAGAATTgtaagaaggacttccctggtggcgcagtggttaagaatccgcctggcgatgcagggacacaggtttga
- the LOC103020603 gene encoding ras-related protein Rab-7b isoform X5, which translates to MNPRKKVDLKLIIIGALGVGKTSLLHRFVHKTFYEDYQTTLGASILSKIIILDDTTLKLQIWDTGGQERFRSMVSTFYKGSDGCVLAFDVTDVETFEALETWRGDVLAKTIPMEQSYPMVVLGNKIDLADRQASDLADPKALQPMVSPSNFLQVIWIPWVWAKAGATGGSPRLV; encoded by the exons ATGAATCCTCGGAAGAAGGTGGACCTCAAGCTCATCATCATCGGAGCCCTGGG tgTTGGAAAGACTTCCCTCCTCCACCGATTCGTGCACAAGACATTTTACGAGGACTATCAGACCACACTGGGAGCCAGCATCCTCTCCAAGATTATCATACTGGATGACACAACTTTGAAGCTACAG ATCTGGGACACAGGAGGACAGGAGCGATTCCGCTCCATGGTGTCTACATTCTACAAAGGCTCTGATGGCTGCGTCCTGGCTTTTGATGTCACTGACGTGGAGACCTTTGAAGCCCTGGAAACCTGGAGGGGTGATGTTCTAGCCAAAACCATTCCAATGGAGCAGTCCTACCCCATGGTGGTGCTGGGGAACAAGATCGATCTGGCAGACCGGCAG GCCTCGGACCTGGCGGATCCTAAGGCACTGCAACCTATGGTTTCACCCAGCAATTTCCTTCAAGTGATATGGATACCATGGGTTTGGGCAAAAGCAG GTGCCACAGGAGGTAGCCCAAGACTGGTGTAA